From the Hyalangium ruber genome, the window CGCAGGCGCTCCGTCCGTTGACGGGGGCACGCCTTCGGGAACTCCGCGATAGCCAGCCCGGGACGCCATGGACCTTCTCACGAAGATCTTCGCGGTGCTCAAGACGTGGTTCTACGAGATCCTCGGCGTGCTGGTGCCAGGCTCGCTCATCGCGGCCTTCTGGCCCTGGAACCTCTTCGCCCTCGAGTACCTCCAGCCCTCGGAGCCGCTGGTCTTCATCGTCTTCGCCTACGTCGCGGGGCTCTTCAGCCAGGGGCTCGTCGATTACTTCACCCGGCAGTTCGTGCCCCCTCGCGACAGCAACCCCGCCTACGAGACCTGCAACCTCCTCCAGGTGCAGGTGGAGCAGCTCATGAAGAAGAAGCTGCCCGACGTCCAGCTGCCACGCCAGGCGCTGCTGGGCATCTGCCTGAGCCATGTCGAGAGCAAGCGGGAGGTCTATGACAAGTTCCTGGCGCTCCGGGACATGTCGCGCGGGCTCATGGGCGCTTCGCTCCTCGCCGGAGCGCTCCTGCTCTGGCAGAAGCGCGACACGCTCACCCCCTGGCAGAGCGCCGGAATCGCCGTCTTCAGCGTCTGCGCGGCGGTCGCGTTCTACAACCGCTTCCGCAGCTATCAGCCCGCCGCGGAGCAGGCGCTCTACGAGATGTTCCTCGCGCTGGAGCTGAAGCCCTCCGCCTCCGTCGAGGTCAAGCCCCCGGCTGCTGGACCGGCCGCCGCTGCTGGCGTCTCCGAGCGGCCAGCCCCGCCCGCAGCGCGGTGATGGCCGTCTTCAAGAGGCCTCCGCCGGGAGCGGGGGCCGGAGGCGACGCCGGGCCCTTCCGTGGCCGCTTCGGAGGTCCCGACTGGCACAAGGGGCCCCTCAGGGACTCGACGAACTCGGTGTGCCAATCACCGAACGCCGGCTCGATGTCGAACTGGTCTCCGAGGAGGTTGACCATGATCGAGCCCGCGCAGGGCACCTCGGGCTTCCGGGGCACACGATCCCGGGGCGGCGCCTGCTCCTTCAGCGGCTTGATTCGATGGCGATAGGGGTACTCCACCCCCGACGCGGCGGCGATTCGCGTCATGCGCACCCGCTCGGGTTGGGGATGGCAGGCGTGGGTGAGCTGGGTGCAGAGGAGCCGGCAACTTCCTCCCCGCACCGTGGCCTTCACGTGTTCCGGGTGGGGATGACCATAGGTGTTCCGGGTCCCCACCGAGCACACCGCGGTGCTCGCGCGGATGTGCTCGTAGAGCTTCTGCCCGCTCAGGCTTCCGCTCTCCTTTTCATTGAACCTCCCGCCGTGGTGGGGAATGCGCACCACCCCGGCGCGCAAGCGCTGCAGCCCCTCCTGACTCGAGCGATTGCCCGACGCGCTGCCTCTCAGGATCTCCTCCCACGCCAGCAGGGGCGCATCCGAGCCAATGAGCACGCCCTCTCCGAGTGCGTTCTCCACGCGCAGGACCACCGAGACCTTGTTCGCCGCGTGCTCTCCGAGGACCTGGGTGCGGGAGACGTCCCGGAAGGCGGGGAACACAATGCTGACCTTCCACCCCGCCCCCGCGCGAACCACCTTGGGAGCGCCCTCCCAGTTGGCGGCCTTCAGCTCGAAGTGCCTCTCCCCCGCCCACGCATCCAACTGGTCCAGCAGCCTGCGCTTCGGACCCTCCGGGTTTCGCAGCTCGTCGGGAGAGCGATCCTGGTTGATGAAGACCTGTTCGATCTGGCCACCGTCCCGGAGGAAGTTCTTCAAGAAGTTCAGCAGGCCCCCGATGTGGTCCTGGTCCAGGTGAGACACCACCACCGCAGAGAGCTTGCGGATGTTGTGGTCCGCCACGAAGTGCCGAGCGACCAGGGAGTCCTTGCAATCGAAGAGGATGGGCCCTTCTTCGCCCGGGGGAACGATGAAGGAGCAGTCACCCTGGCCGACATCCAAGAAGTAGATCGCTAGCGAGTCCTCCATCCTCATTCCCCTTTTCCACCACTCGCCAACACGGGGGCACGCGCCTCCAGTGACGGCTTCTCATTCTTGTTCGAGTGGCATCGCGGGAACGGTGACGGACTCCTTCTCCTCGCTTGGGCGCTCTGGCGAGGAGGCAACCTCCTCGAGCGACACGACAGGCCCGATGGGCTCACCCGCCGGACCAGCCCGCACCTCGGCGAAGTGGAAGGACTCGGTACACGGGCGTGGGATCAGCCTCCTGGGCAGCCGGAAGGTGCCGCCCCCCTCCTCGAGGGCTCGAAAGCTCGCCCTGCCCTTCTCTCGGGTTTCGATCCGACCGAAGACCCACGTCGTCCGTGGGACTTCCTCGAGCACGCCCGAGCGGACGATGTCCACGGCGCCCAGCAGGAGGCGCTTGCGCTTGCGCTCCTCACCAGAGAGCCGGTGGGTCATCTCCTGGTTCAACCGCTGGGTCTCCCGCTGAATCCGGAGCGCCGCATCGTCCATGGCCTCTCGCGGCGCACCGCCATGGCCCGAGCAGCCGAGCCCCCAGAGCTTGCAGACGAAGCCCTCGTCCACTGGCTCTACCCGGATGTTCTGCTCCTGGTGGAAATGAACGCGATGCACCTGGCCCTCGAGCAGGCGGCTCTCCCAGCCGCTCTTCATGGCGCTCAGCACCCGCTGCTCCGTCTGAGGGCGGATTCGAGGCGCGTGCCCCCACCAGAAGTTCATCGCCTTCTCGACCTGCTGCT encodes:
- a CDS encoding ComEC/Rec2 family competence protein, which encodes MEDSLAIYFLDVGQGDCSFIVPPGEEGPILFDCKDSLVARHFVADHNIRKLSAVVVSHLDQDHIGGLLNFLKNFLRDGGQIEQVFINQDRSPDELRNPEGPKRRLLDQLDAWAGERHFELKAANWEGAPKVVRAGAGWKVSIVFPAFRDVSRTQVLGEHAANKVSVVLRVENALGEGVLIGSDAPLLAWEEILRGSASGNRSSQEGLQRLRAGVVRIPHHGGRFNEKESGSLSGQKLYEHIRASTAVCSVGTRNTYGHPHPEHVKATVRGGSCRLLCTQLTHACHPQPERVRMTRIAAASGVEYPYRHRIKPLKEQAPPRDRVPRKPEVPCAGSIMVNLLGDQFDIEPAFGDWHTEFVESLRGPLCQSGPPKRPRKGPASPPAPAPGGGLLKTAITALRAGLAARRRQQRRPVQQPGA